GCGTTGCGGATGCGGCCGGACCGCATCGTTGTGGGCGAATGCCGGGGGGCCGAGGCGTTCGACATGCTGACCGCCATGAATACGGGCCATGAAGGCTCTCTGACCACGCTGCACGCCAATTCTCCGCGGGATGCGTTGGCCCGGCTGGAATCCATGATTCTCATGGCGGGGCTGGACCTCCCGCTATCGGCGGTCCGCGAGCACATTGCCGCAAGTGTCGATGTGCTCGTGCAGCAGGCAAGACTCTCGGACGGACGCCGCGTCGTCACGTCGATCGTCGAAGTTACAGGCATGGAGAGCGGCCGCATTCAGCTGCAGGCGTTGTTTGGCTTTGACCGAACCCGGGGGTTCCGCGGATGCGGTGCGCAGCCAGGATTCGCGCCGGAATGGGCGGATAGGGGCGTGCATCTGGATGCCGCATGGTTTTCGGACCTGGCGGGGCAGCCGCCGGAATTCGGTTCTTATGCGCAGGGCTTGCCATGATCTGGCTTGCGGCAGCGGCCGCCATGGTGTGCGCCGGATTGCTGGCTTGGCGCGCGCAGAATTGGTTTGCGCCCGCGCTTCGGCGATACCGCGAGGTCTACACGCAGGACGCGGGTGTGCGGCTGAGCGAAGTGTTTCTGTTCATCGACCCGCGCCAATTGTGGGCGGGCGCTGTCGGCTGCGGATTGGCGGCTGCGATCGCTGCGTTCGCGGCCACCGGTAGCGCGCTGATGGCGGCCTTGTTCGCCCTTCCGGCCTCGCGCGTGCCGCGGATGGTTGTAGAAGGATTGCGGCGCCGGCGTGCGCGGCGCTTTGAAGCGCAGTTGCCCATGGCGCTGTTGATGCTGGCTTCTTCGTTGCGGGCCGGCGTGGCCATGGCGACGGGTTTGCGCCATGTCGTTGACCAGAGCAGCGCGCCGCTCGCCCAGGAGTTCGGTCTGATGCTGCGCGAACAGCGTCTGGGCGTGCCGTGGGACGTTGCGCTCGACAACCTGCAGGTCAGGATGCCGGCCGATTCGACCTCGCTGGTGGTGGCGGCAATGCGCATCGCGGCCAAGACCGGCGGCAATCTGGCGGAAGCCCTGGAAAGCATCGCGCAAACGTTGCGTGGCCGCCTTCAGTTGCAGGCGAAGCTGCTGGCACTGACGTCGCAGGGACGGCTGCAGGCGTGGATCGTGGGGGCGTTGCCCTTGCTGCTGCTGGCGGTGCTCGACCGGCTGGAGCCGGAAATCATGGGGCTGTTGTGGCACACGCCAATGGGATGGGGCGTGCTGGCCATTGTGGCGGTGCTGGAGACGGCCGGCGTGCTGCTGATCCGGCGAATCATGCGGATCGATATCTGAAAGGAGGCGGGGATGTGGCTTTACCTGAGCATGATCGCGACGGCGGCCGGGACTGCCTGGCTTGCCTGGGTGCTGTTGAGTCCGCTGTTGAGTCCATTGCTGAGCGAGGACCTGGAACCGGCTCACGCCATGCCGTGGTGGTGGCGCGTCGCATGGCCCTGGATCGCGGCGGTGGCGCCGCTGGCGGGCCCGCTGTGCGCCTGGCGGTGGCGGCTTCGGCTGGACCGGGCCATAGAACGGGCGGCGTTGCCACGGGCTGTGAGGTATGCGCACATCGCGGCGTTGTGCGCAAGCGCGGCCCTGGCTGCCGGCAGCATGGCCGCCGCGGGAGCGCTTGCGCTGGCGCCGCCCGGCGCTTTGGCGTGGCTGCCCTGGTCGCTGGGGGCGGCCGCAGCCGCCGCAACGGCACCGGTCATGTGGTTGAAGGGCCTGGGCACGCAGCGATGCCGCGCCATCGAGCGGGATCTGCCCTTCGTGTTCGACATGATGACGCTGTGCGTCGAAGCCGGATTGAGCATCCAGGGCGCACTGCAATTGGCGGCGCAGAGCGGGCCGCCGGGCGTGCTGCGCGACGTCCTGGCCGATGCGCTGGCCGAGATGCGGGCAGGGGTGTCCAGAACGGCGGCGATCAAGACGTTGGCCGAGCGCAGCAACAGTGCGCTGGCACGCAATTGGGCGGCGGCCTTGGCGCAGGCGGAGGCGCTTGGGGCCAGTCTGGGGCCGGTCTTGCGCGCGCAAGCGGCGCAGTGCCGCAGTGACCGCCACACGCGGGCGGAGCAGCTGGCGATGCAGGCGCCGGTGAAGATGCTGCTGCCTTTGATTGGCTGCATCTTTCCGTGCACGTTCATCGTGCTGGCGTTTCCCATTGCGGTCCAGCTGCTGCAGAGCGTGCAATGAGCCGCGCCATGTCATTGCGCGAAGGGCGCCTGCGATTGCTGACAGTGAAGCACTGGCGGGGACGGATACGTGGGTTGCTGGGGCGGGCCCCGCCGGGGCCGCGGGCGGGCGTGCTGCTGACTCCCTGCGCCGCGGTGCACACCATCGGCATGCGTTACGCCATCGACGTGGCGTTCATCGGCCGGGACGGCCGGGTGTTGGAGCTACGCCGGGCGCTTGCGCCATGGCGGGTAGCGCTATGCCTGCGCGCCGTTGCCGTTGTCGAGATGCGTGCTGGCGTTATTGATGCCGAACACGGAGGTATAGGCCGGATAGAAGCTGCAGTACAGAACGCCGCCCGCCGCAATGTTGAACGGGATCTGCAGCGTGCCGGCAAACTGAGGCGACAATCCGACGGCAACCAGCAGCCCGGCGCACAGGTCGATGAACAGGAACACCATGATCCAGCAGACGCCGTACACCAGGAACGGTAGCTTGTTGCGCCAGCAGGCGATGCCGGAAAAGAACAAGGCCTGAGTCAGGCGCAGACCGTGCCAAGCCACCAGCACGGGGGCGTGCCAGAACAGCGCCGCGATCACCACGTAGCAGATCGCGAACAGCATCAGCGGCATGGCCATGGCTGACAGAATCGGCTCCATGCTTTTTTCAACCGAGGCGATGCGCATGCCTTCCATCATGGCGTCGGAGAAGGGCAGGAAGATGGCCAGGCCCATCAGCAGGCAGGTGCCGGCATAAAGCACACCCATCAGGAACAGCTTGCGGAACACGCCCGGCTGCTTGAGGGGCTTTCCCCACATGGACGGCAGCATGACGCGGTCGGCCTCTACGTGCTTGCACGCGGACAGCGTCATCAGGGTGATGATGGGCATCAGGGCCACGACGAGCATCGGACCGATGGGCGGAGTTGCGGAAGCGAAGACGACGAGCAGGCTGATGGCCATGGCCCAGGTGAACATGGCCAGGGGTTGCTTGCGGAACAGACGGAATCCGTCGCGGACCCAAAGCCAGCCGGACGTCGCGGGTAGAAATGCTGCTTGCATGGCTCTCTAGAGGGGAGGTCTCTCAAATAGGGGGTGCTGTTCCCATTATGGGGGGCGTAGCGGTTACGGCAAGACGGGCAGTTCCGAGCGGTGGCGCGCTTGCAACACTCTTTCGAAGTGGCGCGGATCGTGCGGCTTGAGCGTCTGCGCCGGGCGGGGCAGGAAGAAGTCATACAACCGGGACAGCCAGAAACGCAAGGCGGCCGCGCGCAGCATCTGGGGCCAGACTTCGCGCTCGGCGTCGGTGAACGGGCGCACGGCAGCGTACGCAGCCAGCCAGGATTGCACCAGTTCGGGGATGAATTCGCCGGTGTCGCGATCGATGCACCAGTCGTTGACGCTGACCGCCACGTCGAACAGCCACGTGTCGCAGCCCGCGAAATAGAAGTCGATGATGCCACCCATGAGGGGATCTTCGAACGTGCCGGCGAAGAGGACATTGTCCCGGAACAGGTCGCAGTGGGCGGGGCCGGACTGCAAGGCCTGCCATGCGGACGTCTTGGTGGCGGCCTGCTGCGCAGCCAGCTCGGACGTCAGCAGTTCGGCCTGGGCCGGGCTGAGAAAGGGCATGACCTTGGGCGCGGTCTCCAGCCACCACGACAGCCCGCGCAGGTTGGGCTGGTGGATCGGAAAGTCCTGCGCCGCGACGTGGGCGCGGGCAAGGGTGGCGCCGGCGAGCGCGCAGTGGGCGGGGCCGGGGGCCGGCTCGTACCCGCCGGGCAGGCGCGACACGATGGCGCACGGCTTGCCGTGCAGCGTGGTCAGGCGGGTGCCGTCGCGCAAGGTCTGGGGTTGCGGGGCCGGGATGCCGCGCTCGGCCAGGTGATACATCAGCTCAATGTAGAAGGGCAGCTGGGCCTGCGTCAGCACCTCGAACAGCGTCAAGACATACTCGCCGCGCGTCGTGTACAGAAAATAGTTGGTGTTTTCGATACCCGCCGTAATGCCTCGAAGCGAGACGAACTCGCCCAGATCGAAATGCGCCAGCAGGGCGCGCGCGTCGTCATCGGATACGGGGGTGAATACGGCCATGGATCTTCGGTATGAGGGTTGAACGGACGCGCGCACGGACGTGCAGGGTCGCGGCGCCGCAATTTTAGACCACATGGAGGGCGGCTTCGGTCCGCGATTCCTGGTGATGTGCCGAGCCCGGCGGGCACAATGTCGCCAAGCACCGTAAAATACCGCATCCCCTTGTTTTGTAGAGTGATTCTTGGACTCCCCCGACTGGCGGCTTTGCGTCGCCCCGATGATCGACGTCACTGATCGCCATTGCCGGTACTTTCACCGGCTGCTGGCGCCGCGCGCCCGCCTGTACACCGAAATGATTACCACCGGTGCGCTGCTGCACGGCAATGTGGCCCGCCACCTGGACTTTGACGAGGCCGAGCATCCCGTTGCCTTGCAACTGGGCGGCAGCGAGCCCGACGCGCTGGCGCACGCCGCCAAGCTGGGCAAGCAATGGGGCTATGACGAAATCAACCTGAATTGCGGATGCCCGTCCGAACGGGTGCAAAAGGGGGCCTTTGGCGCCTGCCTGATGGCCGAACCGGCGCTCGTGGCCGACTGCATGAAGGCCATGCAGGACGCCGTGGACATTCCTGTCACGGTCAAGCACCGCCTGGGGCTGGACTACGACGAATCCTATGAATTCGTGCGTGATTTCGTGGGCAAGGTCTACGACACCGGCTGCCGGGTATTCATCGCGCATGCGCGCAATGCGGTGCTTAAGGGCTTGTCACCCAAGGACAATCGCGAAATCCCGCCGCTGCGCTATGACGTGGTCGCGCAATTGAAGCGCGATTTCCCGGATTGCACCTTTGTGCTCAATGGCGGTCTGGCCGATGCCGGACAGTCGGTGCAGGCGGCCGGGGCCTTTGATGGGGTGATGCTCGGACGCGCCGCCTGGCATACGCCGCGCGTGCTGTCTGAGGTGTCAATGCAGTTGTGGCCGTCGGTGCGGCTGCCCAGCGATGCGCAGGTCGTGGACGCCATGACGGAATACGCCGCGCGGCAGGTTGCGAAGGGCGTGCCGCTGCGGGTGATGACGCGGCCGATGCTGGGGCTGGTGAACGGCCAGTCGGGTGCGCGCCGGTGGCGCCGGATGCTGTCGGATCCGGCCTTGCTGGCCGCGAACAATCCAGAACTGATCTATGACGCGTGGCGCAGCCAGCGTCATGCGCCGGGCGCGCGAGACGCCACACGCGAGGCCGCGCCCGCCGGGATGTGAATCCGCAGCCGGCGCTGCAATGGCGCCGGCTGGTTCAGGTTCCGGACTGGGCCGGTTCCGCGCTTTCGGCGGGCCAATCGCGAATGTAGGCTTTCAGCATGTTGTTTTCGAACTGCTGGGCCGCGACGATGGCCTGCGCCATGTCGTAGAACGAAATGACGCCCATCAGCGTGGGGCCGTCCATGACGGGGATGTAGCGCGCGTGCTTTTCCAGCATCAGGCGCTGGACTTCGTCGGCGCTGGTGTTGGGCGAAACGCTGACGGGCGCGTCGTCCATGATGGACCGGATGGTCGTATCGCCCGCGCCACCATGCGCGTGCATGTGGCGGATGATTTCGCGGAACGTAAGCATGCCGGTCAACGTGCCGAATTCCATGATGACCAGCGAGCCTATGTCTTGTTCGCTCATGGTTTGCACGGCCTGGGCCACGGGCATGTCCGGCGACGCCGTATAGAGCGTATCGCCCTTGACGCGCAAAATCTCACTGACCTTCAACATCGGTATCTCCTGGGGGCGGACTGCGCCCTATGCTTTGCTATTTCTTGTTCGCTTCCAGTTGCAGCACTGGGGCGACTCCATTTCCGGTATTTTGCGCTTCTCCGCAGAGTTCTTCCAGCGTTGGCGTGGTTTGCGGCGAATTTACGGACGATACGATGCGCAGGATGTCGGGGTCGTTGCGCACGCGAGATTGGCTTCGGTCCAGCAGGAAGCGATCCACGACAGGCGCCAGCGAGGTTTCGCGCGCGTCGCACGTCAGCATCCAGTTGTCGTCGGGACTGCGGGTGGCCAGTCCCATCGCGCTCAGCGTTTCCAAGACTTCGTTGAGTTCGTCCTGATGCAGCCGCAGTTGCGAAGCCAGCGTGTTGGCGGCCACGCCGCCGGGTGTCGACAACTGCGCGCGGCGCAGCGCCCGCAAGGCGTCCAGCGCATCGACGAACGAGGCGCCCGGGTAGCGGTTGATGTGCCAGCGTCCCAGCCGGATCAGCGGCGCACTGGAGGCAAGCGTTGCGCCCAGCAGCACGGCCAGCCAGGACAGGTAGATCCACAAGAGGAAGATGGGCAGGGTGGCAAACGCGCCGTAGATGACCGTGTAGGTGGGAAACCGCGTCAGGTAGAAGGCGAACGCGGACTTCATGATTTCCAGCACGATGGCCGTGACGCAGCCCCCGACCAACGCGTCGCGCCACAGCACGTCGCGGTTGGGCACGACAACGAACAGCGCGGCAAAGCCCAGGCCGGTCAGCACCAGCGGGATGAACGAGACGACGACACTGATGACTTCAGGCACGTCCTTGATGAGGCCCAGCGATTCGCGGGCCACGAACGAAGTCGCCCACAGGCTGGCGCCCGCCAGGACGGGACCAAGCGTGATGATGGCCCAGTACACCAGCGCACGTTGCGGCAAGGGGCGCTGGCGCGAGACGCGCCAGATGTCGTTGAAGGCCTGGTCGATCGTCATGATCAACAGCAGCGACGTGACCAGCAGGAACGCCCCGCCAATCGCGGTCAGGCGCGATGCCTGATGGGCGAACTGGTTCAGGTAATCCATGATGTTGTCCGAGACGGACGGCGGCATCAGGCTGGTGGTGAGGAAGTCCTCGAGGGCGACCCGGAATTCCTGGAACACGGGAAAGGCCGTGAACAGCGACAGCACCACCGCGAGCATGGGGACGATGGCCAGAACGGTGGTGAAGGTGAGGCTGGAGGCGACCTGCAGCAGCTTCTCTTCGTTGGCGCGTTGGAAGACGAAACGAAATACGCGTCCGGTCCTCGCGACCCGGGAAATGCGCGAGGTTGGTCGTTCTTTGACCGCCGGCGTAGCGGCGGCGGGCTCGGCGGGGCGATTCATCAGGCGATAATAGCAGCATGAATCCCGAACTCAACCCCCGCTTGCGCCTCGTGGCCTCGGTTTCATTGTTTGCCCTGATCGTGCTGTGCGTCGCCTGGGAAACCGTGGTGGCGCCCGTGCGGCCGGGCGGTTCCTGGATGCTGCTGAAAGCCTTGCCGCTGGCGTTTCCGCTGCGCGGCATCGTGCGCGGCAATCTCTACACTTACCAGTGGGCGGCCATGCTGTCGCTGCTGTATCTGATGGAAGGCGTGGTGCGCGCCATGTCGGATCCGGCGCCGCTGTCCGTTTTGATGGCGTGGGGCGAGATCATCTTGTCCACCACCTTTTTCCTCAGCGCCATCTTCTATGTGCGGCCCGCCAAGCGCGCTGCCCGGAGTCAACGCGCATGAATGCCCTGTCCCTGTCCGAACTGCAAGCCGTCAATTCCTTTGCGGCCCTGCCCGAAGCCTTCTACACCCGGCTGGCGCCGCGTGGGCTGAACAATCCGCGCCTGCTGCATGCCAACGAGCAGGCGGCCGCCCTGATCGGCCTGGATCCGTCGGTCCTGACCACCCCCGAGTTCCTGCAGGTATTTTCCGGCGGCCAGCCTTTGCCGGGCGGGGATACGCTTGCTGCCGTCTATAGCGGTCACCAGTTCGGGGTGTGGGCGGGGCAGCTTGGCGATGGACGGGCGCATCTGCTGGGTGAAGTTCAAGGGCCCGCGGGCGCCTGGGAGCTGCAGCTCAAGGGCTCCGGCATGACGCCGTATTCGCGGATGGGCGACGGGCGGGCCGTGTTGCGGTCGTCCGTGCGCGAATACCTGGCCAGCGAGGCCATGTTCGGGCTGGGCGTGCCCACCACGCGTGCCCTGGCGCTGGTAGTCTCCGATGACCCGGTCATGCGCGAGACCGTCGAGACGGCGGCGATCGTGACCCGGATGTCGCCCAGTTTCGTCAGATTCGGCTCGTTTGAACATTGGTCATCGCGCCGTCAGCCCGATATGCTGAAAACGCTGGCCGATTATGTGATCGACCGCTACTACCCCGAATGCCGCGACGTGCAGACGGGAAATTCGGCGTCCGATACCGCCCCGTACGTGAATCTGCTGCGGGAAGTCACGCGGCGCACGGCGTTGCTGATGGCGGACTGGCAGGCAGTCGGGTTTTGCCACGGCGTCATGAATACCGACAATATGTCGATCCTGGGGCTGACGCTGGATTACGGTCCTTATGGTTTCCTGGACGGATTCCGGCTGGGCCATATCTGCAACCATTCGGATGCCGAGGGGCGTTACTCCTGGAATCGGCAGCCTTCCGTGGCGCTGTGGAACCTGTATCGGCTGGGCGGGAGTCTGCACATGCTCGTGCAGGACGCCGACGCGCTGCGCGCGGTGCTGGACGAATTCGAAGCCATTTTCACGCGCGCGTTCCATGACAAGATGGGCGCCAAGATGGGATTGACGGCGTGGCGACCGGAAGATGAGGCGCTGCTGGACGATCTGCTTAAACTGATGGACGCCAATCAGGCGGACTTTACGTTGTCTTGGCGGCGGCTGGCCGATGCCACGCAAGGACAGCGCAGCGGTTTTGAGGATTTGTTTATTGACCGGCCCGCCGCCGGCGCCTGGCTTGACCGCCTGCTGGCTCGCCATGCACAGGATGGAAGGCCCGCCTCGGAAACGGCGGCCGCCATGAATGGCGTGAATCCGTTATACGTGCTGCGCAACCATCTGGCGGAAGAGGCGATTCGCGCGGCCAAAGCTGGCGACGCCAGCGAAATTGAAACGCTCATGAAATTGCTGCGCAATCCCTTCGTCGCGCAGGACGGTTTTGAGCGCTATGCCGGCTTGCCGCCCGATTGGGCGGGCGAAATTGAAGTGAGTTGCTCGTCCTGAGGATGGTTTTGCGATATCGTCGGCAACATTAATCCCGCGTTATTGCCCGGGATTAAGGAAAATCCTTGGCAAAAATGTGAAATATCGCCGTTTTTTTCGCTGCAATCATTCGTTTCTATTGTAAAAGTCGTAAGATTGCCGGCTCCGGGGCATTTTTGTTGCGTGGGCGCTCCAGGGGTTTGTCGACAATTTCAATGTAAAGCACTCTGAATATGCCTGGTGCAGATGGTTTGCTATGTATAGGTCTGCTTGAGGACGACGCCGACTTCCGCGAGGAACTGGCGTTGGGCTTGGGCGGCTACGGCTTTCGCGTGGCGTTCGCTTGTGACAATGCAGTGGCGTTTTACCGTCGCCTGCAGGAACAGCCGTGCGACATCGTCATTCTCGACGCTCATCTTCCCGGCGAAGATGGGTTTTCCGTCGCGACCCGCCTGCGCGCCCTGAGCCCGGTGGGCATCGTCATGCTGACGGGCCGCAGCGCCCTGGAAGACCGCGTCCGCGGGTTGGAAGGCGGGGCCGACGTCTACATGACCAAGCCGGTCGATCTGCTGGAACTCAGCTCGGTCATCCGCAGCCTGGCGCGCCGCATGCGGCTGGCCAAGGCGCCG
The DNA window shown above is from Achromobacter spanius and carries:
- a CDS encoding type II secretion system F family protein, encoding MIWLAAAAAMVCAGLLAWRAQNWFAPALRRYREVYTQDAGVRLSEVFLFIDPRQLWAGAVGCGLAAAIAAFAATGSALMAALFALPASRVPRMVVEGLRRRRARRFEAQLPMALLMLASSLRAGVAMATGLRHVVDQSSAPLAQEFGLMLREQRLGVPWDVALDNLQVRMPADSTSLVVAAMRIAAKTGGNLAEALESIAQTLRGRLQLQAKLLALTSQGRLQAWIVGALPLLLLAVLDRLEPEIMGLLWHTPMGWGVLAIVAVLETAGVLLIRRIMRIDI
- a CDS encoding type II secretion system F family protein produces the protein MWLYLSMIATAAGTAWLAWVLLSPLLSPLLSEDLEPAHAMPWWWRVAWPWIAAVAPLAGPLCAWRWRLRLDRAIERAALPRAVRYAHIAALCASAALAAGSMAAAGALALAPPGALAWLPWSLGAAAAAATAPVMWLKGLGTQRCRAIERDLPFVFDMMTLCVEAGLSIQGALQLAAQSGPPGVLRDVLADALAEMRAGVSRTAAIKTLAERSNSALARNWAAALAQAEALGASLGPVLRAQAAQCRSDRHTRAEQLAMQAPVKMLLPLIGCIFPCTFIVLAFPIAVQLLQSVQ
- a CDS encoding BPSS1780 family membrane protein, coding for MQAAFLPATSGWLWVRDGFRLFRKQPLAMFTWAMAISLLVVFASATPPIGPMLVVALMPIITLMTLSACKHVEADRVMLPSMWGKPLKQPGVFRKLFLMGVLYAGTCLLMGLAIFLPFSDAMMEGMRIASVEKSMEPILSAMAMPLMLFAICYVVIAALFWHAPVLVAWHGLRLTQALFFSGIACWRNKLPFLVYGVCWIMVFLFIDLCAGLLVAVGLSPQFAGTLQIPFNIAAGGVLYCSFYPAYTSVFGINNASTHLDNGNGAQA
- a CDS encoding homoserine kinase; this encodes MAVFTPVSDDDARALLAHFDLGEFVSLRGITAGIENTNYFLYTTRGEYVLTLFEVLTQAQLPFYIELMYHLAERGIPAPQPQTLRDGTRLTTLHGKPCAIVSRLPGGYEPAPGPAHCALAGATLARAHVAAQDFPIHQPNLRGLSWWLETAPKVMPFLSPAQAELLTSELAAQQAATKTSAWQALQSGPAHCDLFRDNVLFAGTFEDPLMGGIIDFYFAGCDTWLFDVAVSVNDWCIDRDTGEFIPELVQSWLAAYAAVRPFTDAEREVWPQMLRAAALRFWLSRLYDFFLPRPAQTLKPHDPRHFERVLQARHRSELPVLP
- the dusA gene encoding tRNA dihydrouridine(20/20a) synthase DusA, which translates into the protein MIDVTDRHCRYFHRLLAPRARLYTEMITTGALLHGNVARHLDFDEAEHPVALQLGGSEPDALAHAAKLGKQWGYDEINLNCGCPSERVQKGAFGACLMAEPALVADCMKAMQDAVDIPVTVKHRLGLDYDESYEFVRDFVGKVYDTGCRVFIAHARNAVLKGLSPKDNREIPPLRYDVVAQLKRDFPDCTFVLNGGLADAGQSVQAAGAFDGVMLGRAAWHTPRVLSEVSMQLWPSVRLPSDAQVVDAMTEYAARQVAKGVPLRVMTRPMLGLVNGQSGARRWRRMLSDPALLAANNPELIYDAWRSQRHAPGARDATREAAPAGM
- a CDS encoding CBS domain-containing protein, encoding MLKVSEILRVKGDTLYTASPDMPVAQAVQTMSEQDIGSLVIMEFGTLTGMLTFREIIRHMHAHGGAGDTTIRSIMDDAPVSVSPNTSADEVQRLMLEKHARYIPVMDGPTLMGVISFYDMAQAIVAAQQFENNMLKAYIRDWPAESAEPAQSGT
- a CDS encoding YihY family inner membrane protein, with product MNRPAEPAAATPAVKERPTSRISRVARTGRVFRFVFQRANEEKLLQVASSLTFTTVLAIVPMLAVVLSLFTAFPVFQEFRVALEDFLTTSLMPPSVSDNIMDYLNQFAHQASRLTAIGGAFLLVTSLLLIMTIDQAFNDIWRVSRQRPLPQRALVYWAIITLGPVLAGASLWATSFVARESLGLIKDVPEVISVVVSFIPLVLTGLGFAALFVVVPNRDVLWRDALVGGCVTAIVLEIMKSAFAFYLTRFPTYTVIYGAFATLPIFLLWIYLSWLAVLLGATLASSAPLIRLGRWHINRYPGASFVDALDALRALRRAQLSTPGGVAANTLASQLRLHQDELNEVLETLSAMGLATRSPDDNWMLTCDARETSLAPVVDRFLLDRSQSRVRNDPDILRIVSSVNSPQTTPTLEELCGEAQNTGNGVAPVLQLEANKK
- a CDS encoding DUF2069 domain-containing protein, whose protein sequence is MNPELNPRLRLVASVSLFALIVLCVAWETVVAPVRPGGSWMLLKALPLAFPLRGIVRGNLYTYQWAAMLSLLYLMEGVVRAMSDPAPLSVLMAWGEIILSTTFFLSAIFYVRPAKRAARSQRA
- a CDS encoding protein adenylyltransferase SelO, coding for MNALSLSELQAVNSFAALPEAFYTRLAPRGLNNPRLLHANEQAAALIGLDPSVLTTPEFLQVFSGGQPLPGGDTLAAVYSGHQFGVWAGQLGDGRAHLLGEVQGPAGAWELQLKGSGMTPYSRMGDGRAVLRSSVREYLASEAMFGLGVPTTRALALVVSDDPVMRETVETAAIVTRMSPSFVRFGSFEHWSSRRQPDMLKTLADYVIDRYYPECRDVQTGNSASDTAPYVNLLREVTRRTALLMADWQAVGFCHGVMNTDNMSILGLTLDYGPYGFLDGFRLGHICNHSDAEGRYSWNRQPSVALWNLYRLGGSLHMLVQDADALRAVLDEFEAIFTRAFHDKMGAKMGLTAWRPEDEALLDDLLKLMDANQADFTLSWRRLADATQGQRSGFEDLFIDRPAAGAWLDRLLARHAQDGRPASETAAAMNGVNPLYVLRNHLAEEAIRAAKAGDASEIETLMKLLRNPFVAQDGFERYAGLPPDWAGEIEVSCSS
- a CDS encoding response regulator transcription factor, giving the protein MPGADGLLCIGLLEDDADFREELALGLGGYGFRVAFACDNAVAFYRRLQEQPCDIVILDAHLPGEDGFSVATRLRALSPVGIVMLTGRSALEDRVRGLEGGADVYMTKPVDLLELSSVIRSLARRMRLAKAPRPADAETRASADTNWSLQDGGWILVAPDGASLHLSAQERTFLVALMDAAGSAVSRQALAELFLPDSPGGFELRRIDVLVSRLRAKAQSAGLKLPVLSVRGQGYVFAA